The following proteins come from a genomic window of Aspergillus luchuensis IFO 4308 DNA, chromosome 3, nearly complete sequence:
- a CDS encoding ATP-binding cassette long-chain fatty acid transporter PXA2 (COG:I;~EggNog:ENOG410PI0S;~InterPro:IPR027417,IPR003593,IPR011527,IPR003439, IPR036640;~PFAM:PF06472,PF00005;~TransMembrane:3 (i113-131o151-173i347-367o);~go_component: GO:0016021 - integral component of membrane [Evidence IEA];~go_function: GO:0005524 - ATP binding [Evidence IEA];~go_function: GO:0042626 - ATPase-coupled transmembrane transporter activity [Evidence IEA];~go_process: GO:0055085 - transmembrane transport [Evidence IEA]) gives MAAQSKLFPPERSIRHLFSRLAATYLRHRKQISRTVYLALFAALVKRVHNAISEQKAASQHQEELRRRPGTSSLGEGGDRPRKKVEVNREFFRNLLRLLKIVIPGWRSKELRLLFGHSVFLVLRTLLSLYVAELDGRLVSNLVRGRGKDFLLGLVWWMIVAVPATFTNSMLSYHQCKLALSYRKRLTDYIHDKYLSNMTFYAISALDDRVKNPDQLITVDVSRFSDSLAELYSNLAKPILDMAIYNYSLSKSVGGEGLFIMSLLVQLSANVMRALTPPFGKYVADEARLEGEFRFLHSRLIDYSEEVALYHGHEAEKDTLDKGYFTLIKHVNRILRRRLYHGFMEDFVIKYFWGALGLILCSIPVFFRIPGQVTQTMGDRTESFVTNRRMLLSSSDAFGRLMFSYKEISELAGHTARVSSLLEVMDDLLAGRFEKKLVSSASTEENTAILSGRGVVEESDSIEFTDVPIVSPNGDVLVRKLSFTVHPGDHLLIVGPNGCGKSSLFRILGGLWPVYGGQVKKPRFDDIFYIPQRPYLSRGTLRQQVIYPDGVREMRAKGITDDDLYEILSVVEIASVVDRPGGWDAEEEWRDVLSGGLQQRIAMARLFYHRPKFAILDECTSSVTLEIERVMYETAKKLGTTLMTVSHRRSLWKYHKKILQFDGQGSYIFTGLDWERRLKLEDEKEELDLQLRMVPELQRRMAELSA, from the exons ATGGCTGCGCAATCCAAGTTATTTCCGCCCGAGCGGTCCATCCGACACCTCTTCTCCCGCCTGGCTGCCACCTACCTCCGTCATCGTAAACAAATATCCCGTACTGTGTATTTAGCTCTCTTCGCCGCTCTCGTGAAACGCGTCCATAATGCCATCTCCGAGCAAAAGGCCGCCTCCCAGCACCAGGAAGAACTGCGCCGACGCCCTGGAACCAGTAGTCTTGGCGAAGGCGGCGATCGTCCGCGCAAAAAGGTCGAAGTCAACCGGGAATTCTTTCGCAATCTGCTTCGTCTGTTGAAGATCGTGATCCCCGGTTGGCGGAGCAAAGAGTTACGGCTCCTGTTTGGCCACAGTGTCTTCCTGGTGCTGCGGACACTGCTGAGTCTGTATGTGGCCGAGCTGGATGGCCGGCTGGTTAGCAATCtggtgagagggagaggcaaAGACTTCTTGCTGGGGCTAgtgtggtggatgatagTGGCAGTTCCTGCGACATTCACGAACTCCATG CTATCTTATCACCAATGCAAACTCGCTCTCTCTTACCGCAAACGCCTGACAGACTACATACATGACAAATATCTGTCGAACATGACGTTCTATGCCATATCCGCTTTGGACGATCGGGTCAAGAACCCCGACCAGCTCATCACAGTAGATGTTTCAAGGTTCTCCGACAGCCTGGCAGAGCTGTACTCCAACCTGGCAAAACCCATTCTTGACATGGCCATCTACAACTACTCTCTTTCCAAGAGTGTGGGCGGAGAAGGCCTGTTTATCATGAGCCTCTTGGTGCAATTATCCGCCAATGTTATGCGAGCCTTGACGCCACCATTTGGCAAATATGTGGCCGACGAAGCACGTCTAGAAGGCGAGTTCCGGTTCCTGCACTCGCGTTTGATCGACTACAGCGAAGAGGTGGCTCTCTACCATGGTCACGAGGCAGAAAAGGATACCTTGGATAAGGGCTACTTCACTTTGATTAAACACGTGAACCGCATTCTTCGCAGACGCTTATACCACGGATTCATGGAGGATTTCGTTATTAAGTACTTCTGGGGCGCCTTGGGATTGATCCTCTGCAGTATCCCCGTCTTCTTCCGCATTCCCGGCCAAGTCACTCAGACTATGGGTGACCGTACCGAGA GCTTCGTTACCAATCGGAGAATGCTACTTTCTTCCTCAGACGCCTTTGGACGTCTTATGTTCTCCTACAAAGAAATCTCCGAACTAGCCGGCCACACAGCCCGTGTCTCTTCGTTGCTAGAGGTTATGGACGACCTCTTAGCCGGCCGTTTTGAGAAGAAGCTAGtgtcctccgcctccacagAAGAAAACACAGCCATCTTATCCGGCCGCGGAGTCGTCGAAGAAAGTGATTCAATCGAATTCACCGATGTGCCTATTGTTTCACCAAACGGTGATGTTCTGGTCCGCAAACTGTCCTTCACCGTGCACCCAGGCGACCACCTTCTGATTGTTGGGCCAAACGGATGCGGCAAGTCCTCCCTGTTTCGCATCCTCGGCGGCCTATGGCCTGTTTATGGAGGCCAGGTCAAGAAGCCCCGATTTGACGACATCTTCTACATCCCTCAGCGCCCGTATCTTTCGCGAGGTACACTCCGCCAACAAGTTATCTACCCAGATGGTGTCCGCGAAATGCGCGCCAAGGGCATTACTGACGATGATCTGTACGAGATTCTCTCGGTCGTGGAGATCGCTTCCGTTGTTGATCGCCCTGGAGGTTGGGACGCTGAGGAAGAATGGCGCGACGTCCTATCTGGCGGTCTGCAACAACGGATAGCCATGGCCAGACTATTTTATCATCGGCCAAAATTCGCCATTTTGGACGAGTGCACCTCCTCTGTGACTTTGGAAATTGAACGGGTCATGTACGAAACAGCCAAGAAGCTAGGTACTACGCTGATGACTGTGTCCCACCGACGGAGTCTTTGGAAATATCACAAGAAGATTCTGCAGTTTGATGGGCAAGGAAGCTACATCTTCACTGGTCTGGACTGGGAAAGGAGACTAAAGTTGGAAGA tgagaaggaggagctggacctCCAACTTCGCATGGTGCCAGAGTTGCAGAGGCGCATGGCTGAATTGAGCGCTTAG
- a CDS encoding putative cell wall biogenesis protein Mhp1 (COG:S;~EggNog:ENOG410PFDE;~InterPro:IPR032675), whose product MEGIETVDVSWLHHSQKDHLSRCKSASSVVSDKSVADSDVTYAQERSLEKPSTTDNNSSASAPLTPTISKGSSQEDGAKATKEVKNEDKSVEGKPTGTSPATPKTAPRPVTGRRNSWISTLSSKFSSGSTPPSQSNMKAQQSPKATSPVSKMDMHNPFGAAYSPKDKEEERTNENSPFASTSPKGPSFLQSAFRKLSSSASGGTGKAASTGTICQRRVMNIDPDRDRCKIPDLNPAKLRRVAFCVDVEIAGISYRESDEDSPPASSRRRPVPEVNNQKSKRSHIKSKEKEEAAALKNPQAVVSSKDKSSPTNGADGKSPGSPDAPPAEANANGETKEPTRKQEKKKRSEEERRERRERRRRQAEANGSIPMQLTADGQEYGCRTPASNTSRAKTQSHPTTDPVRIYRRCCQLRETPVLKRIVDEISSPSSTLAESPGTVAVLDLSDFPMTAEDIATFCDWLAVVPVRKLIIERCALTDDSVRSILAALLSTRTVEHMMQRRRKGKKAEVVSSEKEQRFSVVEKVSLKDNPKIGPEGWRHICLFVHLSKSLKAIDLSGIPLPKTPIAVNCSNKGASQTQNVTNVATLFANSLAQRFGGDHLEELLLSECRPTTEDVKKICDAATTLGLRRLGFANNELSREGLEHIVDYLKAGKCEGLDLGGNPIQDQLDLIISSFTEDHPLYALSLADCSLTPSTVYPLFQGLTRLPDLRFVDFSHNPGLFTMQPDALATFRRFLPKMPALKRIHLADVNLSPDQTIALAEVLPECPSLCHLNILENPAITALASATDPANQEEACAVYASLMAAVRVSRTIIAVEIEVPTAENNEVVKALASQIVAYSLKNLEQGAIAAEFSDPTDTSTRSAVHVPEILQHIVGHGTGDEVEEVDEAAPDEDYVIGGTGVVKALGVCLGNVDRHMPGDQSGPPSGTTTPRHRKSRSYVTKRPRDMSKNLLESARNIRTRIQSALVREDKAGNDTNYRRLQFLDLTLQRMIQRFEDEYPETRIIPQSIPSYAIQDTSSQGSNDDGWNGPVSENTQLNGTCADAEAVADEEEEQYAVRLSRSSSITSLHSRAMTSEEGHVHRLGQNIRRDFLRPSFDQADDDMSAFSFEESHMAALRDKLDRLQEEQTHAPFESVDADKALGDLGTTVEELWAARKNDAETFEKFRQSQIAAQFNSGKRTSSSRSNGNDDTESDQQASF is encoded by the exons ATGGAAGGGATTGAGACTGTGGATGTCAGCTGGCTGCATCACTCGCAAAAAG ACCATCTGTCGCGCTGTAAGTCGGCATCATCAGTGGTTAGCGATAAGTCTGTCGCGGATTCAGATGTCACATATGCCCAAGAACGAAGTCTCGAAAAACCAAGCACTACCGATAATAACTCTTCAGCATCAGCCCCCCTCACTCCTACCATATCTAAGGGTTCGTCACAAGAAGATGGTGCGAAGGCCACGAAGGAGGTCAAGAATGAAGACAAGTCAGTGGAGGGAAAGCCTACTGGCACCTCGCCAGCTACTCCGAAAACCGCGCCTAGGCCGGTTACCGGACGAAGGAACTCTTGGATATCGACCCTGAGTTCCAAGTTTTCCTCTGGTTCTACTCCACCGTCGCAGTCGAATATGAAGGCACAGCAGAGCCCGAAGGCGACCTCTCCTGTTTCGAAAATGGACATGCATAATCCTTTCGGTGCGGCGTATTCCCCAAAggacaaggaagaagagaggacgAACGAGAATAGCCCTTTCGCCTCAACATCTCCGAAAGGTCCTTCGTTCCTTCAGAGCGCCTTCCGGAAACTTTCGTCATCCGCATCTGGTGGCACTGGTAAAGCCGCTTCTACTGGGACGATCTGCCAACGTCGCGTAATGAATATCGATCCGGATCGAGATAGGTGCAAGATCCCGGATCTAAATCCTGCCAAATTGCGTCGTGTCGCTTTCTGTGTGGATGTGGAAATCGCTGGGATATCCTACCGAGAATCGGATGAAGACAGCCCACCAGCAAGTAGTAGGCGACGTCCTGTCCCAGAGGTTAACAACCAAAAGTCCAAACGATCGCATATCAAGtcaaaagagaaggaggaagctgCAGCGTTGAAGAATCCTCAGGCTGTGGTTTCTTCAAAGGATAAGAGTAGCCCTACAAATGGGGCGGACGGGAAAAGTCCTGGGTCACCAGACGCACCGCCAGCCGAAGCGAATGCCAATGGCGAGACAAAAGAGCCAACAcgaaagcaggagaagaagaagaggtcagaagaagaaaggcgTGAGCGCAGGGAAAGAAGGCGCAGACAGGCAGAAGCAAATGGCTCCATACCCATGCAACTCACAGCCGACGGCCAAGAGTATGGCTGCCGAACACCTGCGTCTAACACGAGCCGAGCCAAGACACAGAGTCATCCAACAACAGATCCTGTGCGGATATATAGACGCTGTTGTCAACTGCGCGAGACGCCTGTGCTCAAGCGCATCGTTGACGAGAtctcatcaccttcctccacGTTAGCCGAGTCTCCAGGAACCGTGGCCGTGCTTGACCTCAGCGACTTCCCTATGACGGCCGAGGATATTGCTACTTTCTGCGATTGGCTCGCTGTTGTGCCCGTTCGAAAGCTCATCATTGAAAGATGTGCTCTGACTGATGACTCGGTGCGATCTATTCTCGCTGCATTACTTTCCACTAGAACAGTGGAACATATGATGCAGCGGCgtagaaagggaaagaaggcagaGGTGGTGTCTTCGGAGAAAGAACAGCGGTTTAGCGTCGTTGAGAAGGTGTCGCTGAAAGATAACCCCAAAATCGGACCAGAGGGATGGCGTCATATCTGCCTATTCGTCCACCTATCAAAATCCTTGAAGGCGATTGACTTGTCTGGCATTCCTCTTCCCAAGACACCCATTGCTGTCAATTGCTCCAACAAAGGAGCCTCGCAAACCCAGAACGTCACCAACGTAGCAACCCTCTTCGCGAATTCGCTCGCACAACGCTTTGGCGGGGACCACCTGGAAGAATTGCTGCTGAGCGAATGCCGACCTACGACCGAAGATGTGAAGAAGATTTGTGATGCAGCCACCACTCTTGGTTTGAGGAGGCTTGGCTTTGCCAATAACGAGCTGAGCAGGGAAGGTCTGGAGCACATCGTTGATTATCTCAAAGCCGGAAAATGCGAGGGGCTAGATCTTGGTGGGAATCCCATTCAAGACCAGTTGGACTTGATCATATCTTCTTTCACGGAAGACCATCCGCTGTATGCTCTTAGCTTGGCTGACTGTTCCCTTACGCCTTCCACCGTCTACCCCCTGTTCCAAGGATTGACAAGATTGCCGGACCTTCGCTTTGTCGATTTCTCCCACAATCCAGGTCTTTTCACTATGCAGCCCGATGCGCTAGCAACCTTCAGGCGTTTTCTTCCCAAAATGCCTGCTCTTAAACGTATCCACCTGGCCGACGTCAACTTGTCTCCTGACCAAACCATTGCTTTGGCCGAGGTTCTTCCTGAATGCCCCAGCTTATGCCACTTGAACATCCTCGAAAACCCAGCCATTACGGCGTTGGCATCTGCAACAGATCCCGCCAATCAAGAAGAGGCATGTGCTGTTTATGCATCCTTGATGGCGGCAGTGCGTGTGTCCAGAACGATCATAGCCGTGGAGATAGAAGTTCCAACTGCCGAAAACAACGAGGTTGTGAAGGCTTTGGCTTCCCAGATAGTCGCCTACTCTCTCAAGAATCTGGAGCAAGGTGCCATTGCGGCAGAGTTTTCCGATCCAACAGATACATCGACGAGATCAGCCGTCCATGTTCCGGAAATTTTGCAGCATATCGTTGGCCACGGTACTGgagatgaggtggaggaagttgacGAGGCTGCACCTGATGAAGACTATGTCATTGGAGGGACCGGCGTGGTCAAAGCTCTCGGTGTTTGCCTCGGTAACGTGGATCGCCATATGCCAGGAGACCAGTCCGGACCCCCAAGTGGCACAACTACACCCAGGCATAGGAAGTCCAGGTCTTATGTCACTAAACGACCCCGTGACATGTCTAAGAATCTGTTGGAGTCGGCGCGTAATATCCGGACGCGAATCCAGTCGGCCCTTGTGCGCGAAGACAAGGCCGGCAATGATACCAATTACC GGCGTCTCCAATTCCTCGACCTCACCTTACAGCGCATGATCCAGCGATTTGAAGACGAATATCCTGAGACCCGCATCATACCCCAGTCCATCCCATCGTATGCGATCCAGGATACTAGCTCACAGGGTTCTAACGACGACGGATGGAACGGGCCTGTGTCTGAAAACACCCAGCTGAATGGCACCTGCGCTGATGCCGAGGCCGTGGcagacgaggaggaggagcaatATGCCGTCCGACTATCACGGTCAAGCTCGATTACGTCGCTTCATTCACGCGCAATGACCTCCGAGGAAGGCCATGTTCACCGTCTCGGGCAGAACATTCGGCGCGATTTCCTCCGGCCTTCGTTCGATCAGGCTGACGATGATATGTCGGCATTCTCATTTGAGGAGTCCCATATGGCCGCCTTGCGTGATAAACTTGATCGTCTGCAGGAGGAACAAACCCACGCACCTTTTGAAAGTGTGGATGCGGACAAAGCGCTTGGAGATCTGGGTACCACAGTGGAGGAGTTATGGGCCGCTCGTAAGAACGATGCGGAAACCTTTGAGAAGTTCCGGCAAAGCCAGATCGCTGCGCAATTCAACAGTGGCAAAAGGACATCGTCTAGCAGGAGCAATGGGAACGACGATACCGAATCAGATCAGCAGGCTTCTTTCTGA
- the RPL5 gene encoding 60S ribosomal protein uL18 (BUSCO:EOG0926419M;~COG:J;~EggNog:ENOG410PH7A;~InterPro:IPR005485,IPR025607;~PFAM:PF17144,PF14204;~go_component: GO:0005840 - ribosome [Evidence IEA];~go_function: GO:0003735 - structural constituent of ribosome [Evidence IEA];~go_function: GO:0008097 - 5S rRNA binding [Evidence IEA];~go_process: GO:0006412 - translation [Evidence IEA]), with translation MPFHKLVKNSAYYSRYQTKYRRRREGKTDYYARKRLITQAKNKYNAPKYRLVVRFTNRDIITQIVYSEISGDKVFASAYSHELKRYGITNGLTNWAAAYATGLLLARRTLKKLGLDEQFPGVEEADGEYTLTEAAETDEGSRRPFKAFLDVGLARTSTGARVFGAMKGASDGGIFVPHSESRFPGYDIESEELDAETLRNYIFGGHVAEYMEGLADDDEERFRSQFHKYQEAGVEAGDIEELYTEAHKAIREDPFKKDEDAGEKKTKEEWKAESKKFRPQRLTREQRKERVEQKIRELAA, from the exons ATG CCTTTCCACAAGCTCGTCAAGAACAGCGCTTACTACAG CCGCTACCAGACCAAGTACCGTCGTCGCCGTGAGGGTAAGACCGACTACTATGCCCGTAAGCGCTTGATCACCCAGGCCAAGAACAAGTACAACGCCCCCAAGTACCGCCTGGTCGTCCGCTTCACCAACCgcgacatcatcacccagATCGTCTACTCTGAGATCTCCGGTGACAAGGTCTTCGCCAGCGCCTACTCCCACGAGCTCAAGCGCTATGGCATCACCAACGGTCTGACCAACTGGGCTGCCGCCTACGCCACCGGTCTCCTCCTTGCCCGCCGTACCCTCAAGAAGCTCGGCCTGGATGAGCAGTTCCCCGGTGTCGAGGAGGCCGATGGTGAGTACACCCTCACCGAGGCCGCTGAGACCGACGAGGGCTCCCGCCGCCCCTTCAAGGCTTTCCTTGATGTCGGTCTTGCCCGTACCTCCACTGGTGCCCGTGTCTTCGGTGCCATGAAGGGTGCCTCCGACGGTGGTATCTTCGTTCCCCACTCCGAGAGCCGCTTCCCCGGTTACGACATCGAGTCCGAGGAGCTCGACGCTGAGACTCTCCGCAACTACATCTTCGGTGGCCACGTCGCTGAGTACATGGAGGGTCTTgccgacgacgatgaggagcGCTTCCGCTCCCAGTTCCACAAGTACCAGGAGGCTGGTGTTGAGGCTGGTGACATTGAGGAGCTCTACACTGAGGCCCACAAGGCCATCCGTGAGGACCCCTTCAAGAAGGACGAGGATgctggtgagaagaagaccaaggaggagtggaaggcCGAGAGCAAGAAGTTCCGTCCTCAGCGCCTCACCCGCGAGCAGCGCAAGGAGCGTGTTGAGCAGAAGATCCGTGAGCTTGCTGCTTAA
- a CDS encoding HAD family hydrolase (COG:S;~EggNog:ENOG410PG5X;~InterPro:IPR036412,IPR023198,IPR023214,IPR006439;~go_function: GO:0016787 - hydrolase activity [Evidence IEA]), with protein MADNQRPIGLLFDIGGVCVVSPFQAILDYELAHNIPPGWVNFSISRTSPNGSWHRLERGEIKMDADFFKEFNKDLRNPDLWKAFHERLQKQRPDSAPTSVPPLPALDAEFLFWEMMRVSRTPDPYMFPALKKLKQSGKFVMGALSNTVIFPDGHPYNTDIDDKKSQFDFFISSAHTGLRKPDGKIYQVALQEMENVARKKGLGGIRPSDIVFLDDIGENLKGAKKAGMRTLKVNLGRTQDAVKELERMTGLQLLETPEKPRL; from the exons ATGGCTGACAATCAACGGCCGATAGGCCTGCTGTTCGACATTGGAGGAGTGTGT GTTGTCTCCCCCTTTCAGGCTATTCTGGACTATGAACTGGCCCACAACATCCCCCCAGGATGGGTGAATTTCAGTATTTCTCGTACCTCACCAAACGGCAGCTGGCACAGACTCGAGCGCGGAGAGATCAAGATGGATGCCGACTTCTTTAAGGAATTTAACAAGGATCTACGAAACCCTGACTTATGGAAGGCGTTCCACGAGAGACTTCAGAAACAGCGCCCGGATAGTGCACCAACATCGGTCCCTCCATTACCCGCCCTGGACGCAGAGTTCCTCTTctgggagatgatgagggtgtcTAGGACGCCGGATCCATATATGTTCCCTGCTCTGAAGAAATTGAAGCAGTCGGGAAAGTTCGTTATGGGAGCTCTGTCAAACACGGTGATATTCCCCGATGGACATCCATACAACACAGACATCGATGACAAGAAGTCGCAATTTGACTTCTTCATTTCATCTGCGCATACCGGTCTCAGGAAACCGGACGGGAAAATATATCAGGTTGCGCTGCAAGAGATGGAAAACGTagcaaggaagaagggtCTAGGCGGTATTCGCCCGTCTGACATTGTGTTCCTTGATGACATTGGAGAGAACCTTAAGGGCGCAAAGAAAGCTGGCATGCGAACCCTGAAGGTTAATCTGGGACGGACCCAGGACGCtgtgaaggagctggagagaaTGACCGGCCTTCAGTTGCTAGAAACTCCAGAAAAACCCCGGCTGTAA
- a CDS encoding kinetochore subunit FTA4 family protein (COG:S;~EggNog:ENOG410PRN3;~InterPro:IPR025207;~PFAM:PF13093;~go_component: GO:0031511 - Mis6-Sim4 complex [Evidence IEA]) yields MIDDGWQVGGRGHCVSVTCVLIDSAGRVSVKPNRDGPLLSSEPITIPHYGVMESTRTISELKSSFIRAQVRILSEGLEPPEDWRNYAAETEEDDLSDKVVGDVLQKLNAALKQHSRIVYSSQAVQHVAQQITSLYWSSVTQAIHHPGSLIKGVERSVDLSSHLNIAQLPLELEDQSASEEQRARYQELRERLTDLDRLRQQRQRRLDQLRQLQQLLEPFREPQKHIQPNLVTRDGELVQELDKMRMLVARVGGRVEQGKKKLGAQEQDKPYLGCDQKLDALLDMT; encoded by the exons ATGATTGACGATGGATGGCAGGTTGGCGGAAGGGGGCACTGCGTATCCGTCACGTGTGTGCTTATCGATAGCGCCGGACGCGTTTCAGTGAAGCCGAATCGCGATGGTCCTCTTTTATCCTCTGAGCCGATCACAATCCCTCACTATGGAGTCATGGAATCTACTCGTACCATCTCCGAGCTGAAGTCGTCCTTTATCAGGGCGCAAGTCCGAATACTATCCGAAGGCCTTGAGCCGCCCGAAGATTGGCGAAATTACGCCGCTGAgaccgaagaggatgatctcAGTGATAAGGTGGTCGGTGATGTTCTGCAAAAGT TGAACGCCGCTTTGAAACAACATAGTCGCATCGTCTATTCCTCCCAAGCGGTTCAGCATGTCGCTCAGCAAATTACCAGCCTATACTGGTCGTCGGTAACCCAGGCAATACACCACCCAGGGTCTTTGATAAAAGGGGTGGAGAGATCGGTGGATCTATCCAGTCATTT GAATATCGCACAACTTCCATTGGAGCTAGAGGACCAATCTGCGAGCGAAGAACAGCGAGCTAG ATACCAAGAACTACGGGAGCGTCTTACGGACCTGGATCGCTTACGGCAACAGCGACAACGGCGCCTGGATCAATTACGACAGCTGCAACAATTACTGGAGCCGTTCCGGGAACCGCAGAAACACATCCAGCCTAATCTGGTGACGAGAGATGGCGAGCTAGTCCAGGAGTTAGACAAAATGAGGATGCTGGTTGCGCGAGTGGGCGGCCGAGTCGaacaagggaagaagaaactggGGGCTCAGGAGCAGGACAAGCCGTATCTGGGGTGCGACCAGAAACTAGATGCCTTATTGGACATGACGTGA
- a CDS encoding uncharacterized protein (COG:S;~EggNog:ENOG410PPY9) produces the protein MENSGAATAPSCGAAEAGARLESSEFPTLDCFGFSAATVHYQDEVDDPHRPALPAASPLSAALTATVPFPNLDDLTPTAHHNSYSKSEPSSPGIISASTPSPDSKAPFVRGHRRRSTHVTRRDLEKFRKEVLGLESSGFGFDDDHNLPKPNPAVDPEFNALNNAFDSANMSMNSSGGMTGSSPGSAMFASYGDTSGGASGMSNVPRPSMSPAMPHPPAQVNGGGMPGMNGGVPMNAGHQMDLHHLYDMVLELSDVLKNNREMTKSIVTSAEEIMKRSGSEGSNPTLQQVNGEITGARITELERALAKERRLVEVLRTEQAENAKLIGEYEATLGTMVEQIRNYCQNNNMHYLSQKRHYNNLLQAERDSHLESRLDRDYWHAQTMKCAEMIRTAYRLRSEEEELPIRIVAGLQNEVRAYRNALGMEPERPEDEFGWEILKDVPGSAE, from the exons ATGGAGAATTCTGGTGCGGCCACCGCCCCAAGTTGTGGCGCTGCCGAGGCTGGTGCTCGGCTGGAATCTTCCGAATTTCCGACGCTTGACTGTTTTGGCTTCTCCGCGGCCACGGTTCACTATCAGGACGAGGTGGATGACCCTCATCGCCCAGCTTTACCTGCTGCTTCCCCATTGTCTGCTGCTCTCACCGCAACGGTTCCTTTTCCCAATCTTGACGATTTAACCCCGACCGCGCACCACAACAGCTACAGCAAAAGTGAGCCTTCTTCACCCGGCATCATCAGCGCGTCTACGCCTTCCCCTGATTCCAAGGCACCCTTTGTGCGTGGGCATCGCCGCCGTTCCACCCACGTTACTCGTCGTGACCTTGAGAAATTCAGAAAAGAAgtgttgggtttggagtCCTCCGGGTTCGGCTTTGACGACGACCATAACCTCCCTAAACCGAATCCTGCTGTCGATCCCGAGTTCAACGCATTAAACAACGCTTTCGACTCCGCAAACATGTCGATGAACAGCAGTGGGGGCATGACGGGCAGTAGCCCTGGGTCGGCCATGTTTGCCAGCTACGGCGATACCTCTGGCGGTGCTTCAGGCATGTCCAATGTTCCTCGTCCCTCGATGTCGCCTGCGATGCCTCATCCACCGGCTCAGGTCAACGGCGGCGGAATGCCTGGTATGAATGGCGGAGTTCCTATGAACGCGGGTCATCAGATGGATCTGCATCATCTCTACGATATGGTGTTGGAGTTGAGCGACGTGTTGAAGAACAATCGCGAAATGACGAAAAGCATAGTGACTAGTGCGGAGGAAATTATG AAACGGTCTGGTTCGGAGGGTTCCAACCCGACTTTGCAACAAGTGAACGGGGAAATCACCG GTGCCCGTATTACCGAACTCGAGCGTGCCCTTGCCAAAGAGAGACGTTTAGTTGAAGTTTTACGAACCGAGCAGGCGGAGAACGCCAAACTGATTGGGGAATATGAGGCAACTCTCGGGACGATGGTTGAGCAAATCCGCAACTACTGccaaaacaacaacatgCACTATCTGTCTCAGAAACGCCACTACAACAATTTGCTCCAAGCGGAGCGTGACTCCCACCTGGAGAGCCGCTTAGATCGTGACTACTGGCATGCGCAGACGATGAAGTGTGCCGAGATGATTCGGACGGCGTACCGTCTCCGctccgaggaggaagagctgccTATTAGGATTGTTGCAGGCCTACAGAACGAGGTGCGGGCGTACCGCAACGCGCTTGGTATGGAGCCCGAGAGGCCAGAGGACGAATTTGGATGGGAGATCCTGAAGGATGTCCCTGGCAGTGCCGAATGA
- a CDS encoding L-rhamnose mutarotase (COG:S;~EggNog:ENOG410PPV8;~InterPro:IPR008000,IPR011008;~PFAM:PF05336;~go_function: GO:0016857 - racemase and epimerase activity, acting on carbohydrates and derivatives [Evidence IEA]): MPTRRIAQIVYLKPSAIAAYKECHANVWPEVLQQIKECNIRDYSIFFDNERTLFATFKYVGEDFDGDMQRMKANPKVREWWGLTDGMQESPIPGAVGSAEGPGWWKVLDEVFYTE; the protein is encoded by the exons ATGCCCACCCGCCGCATCGCCCAAATCGTCTACCTCAAGCCCTCCGCCATCGCCGCATACAAAGAATGTCACGCGAACGTATGGCCCGAAGTCCTACAGCAGATCAAGGAGTGTAATATTCGCGATT ACTCAATCTTCTTCGATAATGAGCGGACGCTGTTCGCAACGTTTAAATATGTCGGGGAGGACTTTGACGGGGATATGCAGCGGATGAAGGCCAATCCGAAGGTGAGGGAGTGGTGGGGTTTGACGGATGGGATGCAG GAAAGCCCTATCCCTGGTGCTGTCGGAAGTGCTGAAGGTCctgggtggtggaaggtgCTGGATGAGGTGTTTTATACTGAATAA